ttttctGAAAGAATAGGGACCTACAAATAATTTTGCCTGGCAATTGCAATCGGCTCTAGAACGTTCCACCTCTCGCTAGAGTTATATTGACCAGACCCGTCAGGCATCAGCAGcctcatataaaaataaaaaccctaaaaccctTATAAACCCTAATTCATTAAAACCCCGTCGAACTAAATCTCTGTTTCTCCTCACACGCAGCTGAAACAGATCGATTCAGCGACCTTTAGCTATGGCCACCTCCGTTCTGCTTCGACAATTACGGCGCCGTGAAGTTGCCTCCGCCCCCATCTCCGCCTACAAATGCGTACGTcaatttttaaacttaatCTAACCAATCGATTTTTGGGAATTTCTcgtatttttatgttttggaGTGATCTGTATCGTGGGTATTTGTTtgcatatgattttttttttgtaaagtcTGTTACTTTCTCGATTTTAGATTCTGATTCTTGCTAAACTTTGGATATCTGGAGCTTGCTGCTCTTGTGGTATTGGTTTTCAGCTTATAATTTCATCTAGGCTCTGCTGTTCTGggttttatttgaaatataaagcAATCGATTTCACTTTTTATTTCACCATGGTACTCGAATAAATTGACGGTCTCTCTAGTATCTGCCTATgcaatgaataaatttttttttgaaacgttGTTTCCAGGTTTGTTTAACGTAtgggtttcttttttaaggATTGATTGATGTCGTGATACttgttattgttaattttttttttttttggggccaTGATTCACGTTGTATTTTTTGTGGCACCTGTGTTAAATTTTAGgatcttataaaataaattgttagtGGATATGTGATtcttaatatttgtaatggTGGTTGTTGCAGTTTACTAGCAATGTTAAGCCCTCATGGGCCCCTTCTAATCTGGGTAAAAGTTGGGCGAGTTTGACTAGACCTTTCAGGTACTCATGTTTTTGCCTGCTGTTTTTATCTTGGATGTTTAAGTGGATTTCTTATGATTATTGTTTGTAACTCTTTGAATTTGTTTGTGCAGTTCAAAACCTGCTGGTAATGACATTATTGGAATTGATCTCGGAACTACCAACTCATGTGTTGCACTTATGGAGGGAAAGGTAAGAATGCCTTGCgttttcaatatatttttctacatGGTCATGTTCATAGATTTTGACAGTTCAGGGATTGTttctgatttatttttatgttatgcATAGAACCCCAAAGTTATTGAGAACTCCGAAGGATCTAGGACTACACCATCAGTTGTAGCTTTCAATCAGAAGGGAGAGCTACTTGTGGGTACACCAGCAAAGCGTCAGGCTGTGACCAACCCGACTAACACGCTCTTTGGCACCAAGCGTTTAATTGGTAGAAAATTTGATGATCCCCAGACGCAAAAAGAAATGCAGATGGTTTCATATAAGATAGTAAGGGCCCCCAATGGGGATGCTTGGGTTGAAGCCAATGGGCAGCAGTACTCGCCAAGTCAGATTGGGGCCTTTGTTCtgaccaagatgaaagaaactGCAGAATCCTACCTTGGAAAGTCAGTTTCAAAAGCAGTAATCACAGTTCCAGCTTATTTCAACGATGCTCAAAGGCAAGCTACTAAGGATGCTGGTAGAATTGCTGGCCTTGATGTTCAGAGAATCATTAATGAGCCTACAGCTGCTTCACTTTCTTATGGCATGAACAACAAGGAGGGTCTCATTGCAGTATTTGATCTTGGTGGCGGAACATTTGATGTCTCAATCCTTGAAATTTCTAATGGAGTATTTGAGGTACtaattgtttgataatttgaaATGTTATGTTACTGATTGTTTAAAAAAGTGATACTAATAACCATATCATGCAGGTGAAAGCAACAAATGGTGACACGTTCTTGGGGGGAGAGGATTTTGACAACACTTTGTTGGAGTTTTTAGTGAGTGAATTTAAGAGGACCGAAGGAATTGATCTGTCAAAGGATAGGCTTGCATTGCAGAGGCTTCGTGAGGCTGCCGAGAAGGCGAAGATTGAACTTTCATCAACAACCCAGACTGACATTAATCTTCCATTCATCACAGCTGATGCGTCAGGTGCAAAGCATTTGAATATCACACTTACTAGATCCAAATTTGAGACTTTGGTGAATAACCTGATTGAGAGGACCAGAGCCCCTTGTAAGAACTGTTTGAAGGATGCCAACATTACCACAAAGGATGTGGATGAGGTGCTTTTGGTTGGAGGAATGACCCGTGTGCCAAAGGTGCAGGAAGTGGTCTCAGAAATCTTTGGTAAGAGTCCAAGCAAGGGAGT
This window of the Citrus sinensis cultivar Valencia sweet orange chromosome 8, DVS_A1.0, whole genome shotgun sequence genome carries:
- the LOC102615346 gene encoding heat shock 70 kDa protein, mitochondrial; translated protein: MATSVLLRQLRRREVASAPISAYKCFTSNVKPSWAPSNLGKSWASLTRPFSSKPAGNDIIGIDLGTTNSCVALMEGKNPKVIENSEGSRTTPSVVAFNQKGELLVGTPAKRQAVTNPTNTLFGTKRLIGRKFDDPQTQKEMQMVSYKIVRAPNGDAWVEANGQQYSPSQIGAFVLTKMKETAESYLGKSVSKAVITVPAYFNDAQRQATKDAGRIAGLDVQRIINEPTAASLSYGMNNKEGLIAVFDLGGGTFDVSILEISNGVFEVKATNGDTFLGGEDFDNTLLEFLVSEFKRTEGIDLSKDRLALQRLREAAEKAKIELSSTTQTDINLPFITADASGAKHLNITLTRSKFETLVNNLIERTRAPCKNCLKDANITTKDVDEVLLVGGMTRVPKVQEVVSEIFGKSPSKGVNPDEAVALGAAIQGGILRGDVKELLLLDVTPLSLGIETLGGIFTRLINRNTTIPTKKSQVFSTAADNQTQVGIKVLQGEREMASDNKSLGEFELVGIPPAPRGMPQIEVTFDIDANGIVTVSAKDKATGKEQQITIRSSGGLSEDEIEKMVKEAELHAQRDNERKALIDIRNQADTTIYSIEKSLGEYREKIPSEVAKEIEDAVADLRKAMGADNVDDIKSKLDAANKAVSKIGQHMAGGSGGGAGSGGSQGGEQTPEAEYEEVKK